TCAGGTGTAAAACATACAACACGGGTaatcaaaaccaaaaagTTCCTTCAAGGATCAAGGTACTTCTTAGCTCTTTGCCACAGCGTAGGACCAACCCCGACGGGCTGAAGATGGTCCCTCCTGGCGTCGATAGTGTGACCCGTTGTGATAGTCTGGCGTTGCAGAGATGGGACCAGGTGCTATGCTATCGTGGCGGGAAGAATCCTGAGACGCAGCAACAGACATTTCTGGAGGTGAAGGAATAAGCATGCCAGATTCCGGTCTttcaaaagaaaacaggTCAATTGAAATTCAAATTGATAACAAAGATGTAGGCATCAAGGTACACACCCAAGCATTCGTCGTAATAATAGGTCCAACGctccttccttctcctccttctccctttTCAAGATATTTTTGGCTTCACGGAGTTGTTCGACCAATTTTTCGTGCTCCTCCATGGCAAACCGCTGTTTGGCTTTCATACAAAGGTACATTGCTTTGGCAGGCGTCCGGCCTAATACAAGACCCGTTGATTCGTCGAAGTGCTCCTGAAGATGTGGCGGTAGGATGTCTTCGGAAGACGATGagtcctcgtcttcttcctcgccaCCTTCGGGTGAGGGAGCATATTGTGAATTGAGCTGAGATGGACGCGGCTGACGGCGCTGACGGCCATTGACGCCTAATCTACCCCGTGATTTAAGGTATTCTTGAGTCAGTTCATTACCGGCGTCATCGATGGCCTCTGATGGGGTACGAGGTTCAACCTGTAAAAGAACTTCAGCACTAGACCCCAGGAAACAGAATAAACAAACGCAACTGGTGTTGAAGTACCGTGAGTGTGCTCATCATCTGGACCCCGTTTCCTCTTGCGAgaacctcctcttcctggTGCAGGGGGTGATATATTGTGTTGTAAGCGCATGTGTTTGGCAAGGGCATCTGAACGCGTGAATGACTTGTCACATTCTACATTTGGCGGGAGTTAGACGTCCGAGATTCACAGCAGAGGCGTGTACCATACCAGGTAATTCGCATATGAATGGTTTTTCGCCAGTATGCGAACGTATATGTGATATCAGTGCGAAACGAGATGTTTGTGGCAACCCCTTGCGCACACATGACGTCCACTCGCATGTATAATTGGATTTGTGCACACCAATATGCTCTAAGTTTCAACATCATCAGATTGCACAGAAGATTGAAAAATAATGCGAGAtttagaaagaaaaagaaagcaagttCGCGGGAGAAAGAGATGACCATGTATTGATACCATTTCGGTCAAGAAGATATGTGCGCCAAATCTTTCGACAACTCACTTTCGTGTATATGCGTAATCAACGTTGGCAAGTGTACAAAAACCACCCCGCAATCATCCCACAGACACGTAACGCTGTCCTCTGTGTCCACAGCCATTTCAACATCGTTGGCGTGCGCTCGCTGCGACGGAGACCCAGGACGCGACGCCGATGGCCCTAGTGAGTCTTCGTCGTGCACTTCGCTGTACTTCGGTTGGTCTTCTGTTTCCGACGAATCCGAAGTTGAAATGGAAGGCGATGGGCGGCTCGCAAGGGCGGGCGGCGGGTCGGGATGTGGCTGCGCATTCTTGACCCGTCGTTGACCCTTGGGCATGGTACAAGAGGTACAATAAGTTAGAGATAAAAGGGCGAGAGTTTAGGAAAGAAGTCGAGCAGTGTGAAAAGGCTAGCGTCACCAAGGAAGAGGCCTGCCATTCAAAGTGTTCCAATTGCGGACTCTCCGACAAATCATGCCTGCTGTTGTGGCACAGTTCTATATTTGGTTTTGTTGCTCATTCACCCTGGTTTTCCCACCCAAGTCGCCCCGTCGTCCGTCGCGACTTTTTTCAGTCCGGCCACCACAGAGCACTGCGCCTTCGTCTCCGGTGACAATGGATGCTCAATCTTTGACTTGGAATAAAGTCGACGATTTGCACGGTTTATCCCATCGCTCTTGGTGTCACCCAATTGGTTTCTTCTGAAAGCAAGcaattttctttcttccgtCTATCAGAAGCTTCTCTGGAGTCTAGGACTGTGGGGTCGAGATGGATATATCGCACATACCATCCAGGCCTGTGCAAGTCGGCCTCGAAGACGTGTACAATGGCCATCAACCTAGTGAAAGAACAACAAAGGTCCGTTCATCATATGACTAATGTCTGCGCGTTCTTTGAGCGTGTAGTCTCTTTAGCGTCTCTCCGTCGTCCAACTTGAATGCAGCGCATATATCCACTCCAGTACTTCTTTTCTCTGGTGATTACACAAATCACCCTGATAAACTAGGTATATATAATAATGGATTGTGATCAGCGGCATCATTTCAAGGAAAAGACCTTGGCCTGCTACCCCAAGTCTCTTGGATTATTTGATATCTGGCGTTGCAGCAGCTGGTGTTATGTACTCCTTCCAATTTCACAAACACTCAGACAGACAACCCGACAAGCGCATGATAAGTTTATGTGAGTGTGAGCTATGGTAAACCTAATGTTTATAGGTCATGATACCTTTTCAAATTCGGGCCTGCATCCGTGGCTAAGGTGAACTGGACCGCGTCACTACATCACGGCCAACGGACTTGTGGaccttctttctcatcaTTCGCTTAGACTGGGGTAATAATTGCGCCCTCAGGGCATTGTAGCGTAGACCAGCATACATTCAACTTGGTATGTCTTTGGGTTCCAGTCATCAAGGAGACCTCAGACTACCATTTCGGTAGGTGCAATACATCCTCTCTGTTCAGCGTAGGTGTGTCATTTTTAACAAGCTCTAGTCACATCGTTGAATGATATCTGACGACTTTACATCCGACAAATAGACAAGTTCTTAAGCGTTGCACTCTCGAATCAAACCAGCAACCAAACCAACGGCTGGGCTGATGTTCAGGTCGTTTTTGTACTCTTAAGTTTACAACAGGTGTCAAGAACCTAATTTGCGGGCCTGGAAGGTGAATCAAATCACCTGTGCAGACCACCTGCAATCATTCCATGGAATCCAGTAACGGCGAACTCGTGGCCTAATTACTCCTAATTGGCCCAAATGATAGGCGTGCTCTATCGGGGAATGGTAACATGATCGAAAGATGCAATTGTGGACAGACGATATGTTGATAACGCTTGCCGAGTACGTCATCTCGTAAGGCGAGAGGGTCCGAACTTGTGTATAGAGTGGCGCATATTATCTCGCTGCAC
This portion of the Psilocybe cubensis strain MGC-MH-2018 chromosome 12, whole genome shotgun sequence genome encodes:
- a CDS encoding INO80 complex subunit 1; its protein translation is MPKGQRRVKNAQPHPDPPPALASRPSPSISTSDSSETEDQPKYSEVHDEDSLGPSASRPGSPSQRAHANDVEMAVDTEDSVTCLWDDCGVVFVHLPTLITHIHEKHIGVHKSNYTCEWTSCVRKGLPQTSRFALISHIRSHTGEKPFICELPECDKSFTRSDALAKHMRLQHNISPPAPGRGGSRKRKRGPDDEHTHGTSTPVAFVYSVSWEAIDDAGNELTQEYLKSRGRLGVNGRQRRQPRPSQLNSQYAPSPEGGEEEDEDSSSSEDILPPHLQEHFDESTGLVLGRTPAKAMYLCMKAKQRFAMEEHEKLVEQLREAKNILKREKEEKEGALDLLLRRMLGPESGMLIPSPPEMSVAASQDSSRHDSIAPGPISATPDYHNGSHYRRQEGPSSARRGWSYAVAKS